The genomic interval AAGTTTTTGTTAGATTTGTTTTTATGCCCGCTTGGGACCACTGTCTTATCGCATCAATTTCACTTTGCTCTATCGACAATGATTCAAGGAATATTTGATGGCCATGAGGCGAAGTTTTTTCGAACTCAATGTGCCATTTGCGCATTCCCAACTCATCAAGACCTGCTTTGGCTAACAATGATACCCATGTCTTTTTATCAATAAAGCTTGAGTTGGGGAGAGTATGTTCTTGTTTCATAATACGCAATATCGTTTGTTGCTGTTCTCGAAGCTCATTAATTTCTTGGTTTATGGCGAAAAGCCGATCGTCTAATGCGTCATGCAGGTGGCTATTGGCACCAGAAAGAATTGCGTTGATAGAGTCAAGCGACAAACCTGCTTGTCGATATAACGTGATTTTCTCCATTTTTCTGATGTCATCGTCAGAATAAAGGCGGTAATTGGCATTACTTCTACCGCTGGGACTCAATAAGCCAATTGAGTCATAGTAGAGTAGGGTGCTACGCGATATAGCAAATTTTTTCGCAATCTGACTGATAGTATGCATTTGTATATATGTAAATTAATCAGCAGCCCACAGAGAGGCTGCTGAGAGTTGTTATTGCTTGCGATTATCACGTATCACTTTGATTTCATCTGCTGCGATTTGTAGCCACTCCAGAAAAGCCTGATGCTCATCGGGATAAGTGTTCTCAAATTGCTGATGCCAATTGCGCATTTGTTCATCATTCAATCCAATCGATTGAAACAACGAAATCCACTTTTCTTTAGT from Tolumonas lignilytica carries:
- a CDS encoding MerR family transcriptional regulator — encoded protein: MHTISQIAKKFAISRSTLLYYDSIGLLSPSGRSNANYRLYSDDDIRKMEKITLYRQAGLSLDSINAILSGANSHLHDALDDRLFAINQEINELREQQQTILRIMKQEHTLPNSSFIDKKTWVSLLAKAGLDELGMRKWHIEFEKTSPHGHQIFLESLSIEQSEIDAIRQWSQAGIKTNLTKT